The following nucleotide sequence is from Alkalihalobacillus sp. LMS39.
ATGATTGAACAATTTGAAACGGGTGCGAACCAAATTCCAAATGAATTGCAAAGTCAGTTAAATGAGGCAAAGAAGCACTTGAAAAAACTCGGGGATGAACAAGTTGAAACAACAACTAATAATGTTTTTTCGACACCTGCTCATAATCACGAAATGAGAGAAGACGATCCAGAATTTATTCTTTATCGTTGTTATGATGAAATGGAGAAAGTTGCAAGAGAACAAACGAATGCACAGATGGAAGAAGCATTGAAACAAATGCGATATTACTTTTCCATTAATGAAAAAGATGGATATTTCCCATAAAAAATGGAGTTGCAATATCGAGCAGAATGATCCTTGTAAAGGAGCTGCTTATGCCTGAGGGTGTCGTAAGCTTAGTTAAGCTTACGGACACCCTCTTTTTCCCTTTTTATTTTATACAAACGATAACTCCGATTGGATAATGTACACCGTTTCGTTCAGGTTCAATACACATACCACGTTGTGCAAAAAGTTCAGTAGTGGAAAATGCAGAAAACATTGATTGAAACTCTTTTTTTGTTAATTGGTGAACATGAAAGGGTTCTAACGTTGGCATACCTCTTCCTTGCCCGAACGGAGTAGACATAATTAAAGTTCCTCCAGGTGCAAGAATGGAATGTAAATGATGAACAAATGTTTCATCGTCATGAATATGTTCTATCGTTTCAAAGCTTACGACCGTATCAAAAGTTCCAAGTGATTGAAGGAAAGGATAACTTAATCCATCTCCTTGATGAAAGGAAATAAGCGGATGAGCATAGTTGGCCTTTGCATATCGAATCGTTTCATGTGAAAGATCGACTCCAATGATTTCGGAACAAGTTGTTGACGTGGCAAGCATTTTAGTGCCATATCCCGTCCCACAAGCAATATCTAATAAGCGGCCCTTCGCATAATAGCTTGAAAAATAATAACGGGCTACATGTTCGAGTAACATCCCGTTTGTCGTTTTCATCATGTTTGGAATAATCCGCTCTCCGGTGTTTTCTAACAACGTCTTGTCCGTCCTTTTTATGTTTTTTTAAAATTATAACACAGCTTGCTTTTTTTTATGAATTATCTTAAATTTAAGGGATGGTAAAGCACACAACCATTTTAAAGGTGTGCATTGAGGCTATTAAAAGTTCAGTGGCCTTATTTTAAGGTGGTGTTTTTTTTGGAAGAAGAAAAGGAATTATCGTTAAAGTTATTTATTGTTTTATCAAGAGCATATGAATCAATTATAACTCATATTGAGAAAGATATTCGAAGTTACGGGTTAAACTCGACTGAATTCGGAGTACTTGAATTACTGTTTCATAAAGGTGAACAACCACTTCAAAAAATTGGTGAGAAAATATTAATAACAAGTGGAAGTATCACATATGTAGTGGATAAACTTCAAAATAAAGGTTTATTGCAACGAATCAATTGTCCTGAAGATCGCCGAATAACATATGCACACCTAACAAAACAAGGCAAAGAACTAATGGAAACGATTTTTCCAGCCCATTTGGAAAAGATTCATCAAGTGTTGGGTGGACTTGACGCAGAAGAAAAAGAACTGGCGATTACACATTTGAAAAAGCTAGGCTTGTTTGCAAAAAATCAGAAATAACTTCTATGAGAGATTATCTTTCAATCTTACTGTTCTGTTGCCAATTCTGTTGTAAACTTACCTCATAAGTACAAAGTATCATTTTGAACGGAGGTGAGCATAGTGAAAGAAAATGCGTTAGAAATTGCAAAAAAAATTGTAAACCTTGACGCTATTCGAGACCAGTTATTAGAAGATTTAATTTTACTATCTGGTAACGATGCTCACGAAATCGTAAGAAGAGTTCAAAATGGTATGCTTTGACTTCCAACTGTTCTCTCCACTTCCCCTTAAGCTATCCTTTCCCCAGAGGATAGCTCTTTTTTTGTTTTTTACTTCACCTCCTATACCCAAAAAGAAAAATGTAAAGACTTCATTAGATATAAACCCTATAAAAGTTGAATATAGTAGTAAAAATAAAGGGATAAAATGTTCTTTTTTAAGAATGTAATGGAAGAAAAAGTTAGAAAAATGGAGAAAATAGGCGAAAAACGCATAAAAGTTGTTCTTTATAAAGAAAATAAACGACTTTTGCATGTTTACTATAAAGAACAGCGAGGATATAATGTTCTTATTAAAGAACATAGTTGTTGATTATAACGAAAGGAGAGAGCGATGAGTAGCACAATGTCCTTCGATCATCCGATTAAAGCGTTTCTGTCCATTTACCAAGTGCAAGAAGAAATAACGAATACCAAACCAGCCACTATTTATGTACAAGAATTATCATCCACTTCTCTGAAATTTAAAAGTGATTTAAAATTTCCATTATCAGAAGCAGTTGTTTATAAAGTTAGTGTCTCTGTTTTCGATAATAAAATGGAATTATATGGTAATATTTTAACATCCGTTAATATAATTGAAAAAAATATATATGTTTATCAATTTGATTACATTCTCGGAGAAAATAGCACACTTCCTAATCTATACGATTTATCATATAAAAAAAACTGCCTAGAAAATTATGATCAAAATAGGGTTAAGAAGATATATTAAAAGCAAAGGAGATTTACATATGAATGGAGGGAACTTAAGAGATTTAAGAAAAAAACGTGGAATGTCTCTCAATGAACTCGCAGAAAATTCGGGTGTCTCAAAATCTTATATTAGTTATATTGAGAGAGGCGTACAAAAGAATCCAAGCATAACCGTTTTGGAAAAAATCTCAAAGGCACTCGATATTGAATTGATTCAACTCATTCAATATATGAATATATCAAACGAATAACAAACACCCCAACTTATGTTGGGGTGTTTGTTATAATTGGATTAATCATTTGTTTGTTTACTACGCCACTTATTAAATTCTAAATATTCACGAAACTGTTCTTTACTTACACCTGAATCCATAGCTTCTTTTACAATTTCAATCCATGCTGTATCAAGGTCTTCTTGGCCGGTATCTTTGTTGCCATGTAAAAGTGTTTCAACAGAAACGCCTAATACTTTTGAAATTTTTTCAAGAAATTGAATCGAAGGATTGGATTGAATGTTTCGTTCAATAGAACTAAGATAGGATTTGGCAACACCAGCTGTTTCAGCAAGTTCTGAAAGAGACATGCCTTTTTCCTGACGGTATTTTTTAACTTGTTCTCCAATCATTTCTATCGGTTCCTCTCTGTATGAACAATATGATGTAGTTATTATAACAGTTCGTTACACGTTCTGTAAATAGAACTAAACGATCATTTTTGTTCGGTCGAATGAATAGAGAGATATTCCTTAATGTCAGGAATCGTTAATCCTAATTGTTTTGCCTCGTGAATTAATGTAATCCATTCCTGGTCCAATACCTCATACGTTTTCATTTCCATCATATTACTTCCCTCCAAAAATTAGTAAATACGAACATAACCTTTATACATATTGTAAAAAAACAGTGGTGAGAGGATAAACATGTTTAATTTTTATTGAAAGGGGTAAATATAAAATTATGTAAATATCCGGTCCGTTTGTACATTTTCATTCTATATAAAAAACACTTACTCTATTAGTTACTAGAGTCATACTTTTAGTCATATATGTCTTTATTTATGGATGAAAAGGTGAAAAATGGAAGAAAACCTTATGGTATAGGGAAATTAAAGACATAACATATATGACTAAGTTTAAAAGACCAATTAATTTATTTGATAAACTAAGTCTTTCGTTTTCGTTCGACAATATCGTTCAAAATTCTTGTAGGACCATAGTTTTTAATCAGGTTCTAAAGTCCTGTTTATCCAAAAGGTAAGTAATAAAATAATAATAACGTCATCAAAAAGAAGGATTATACAAATAAATGACAAATTGCTTCGGCGATCTAGGACTATAGAAGAGGATTCGTCACTTAGTTGCGTTTTTCGTGGATAAATTGTCTTACTTCTTCTGGTGAAAGGCCTTGCTGAATCGCTATTTTCATTAAAATTACCCATTCTTGGTCCAATTCATCATTATGACTTCCATGACTTTTTAAATTCTCACTCATAACAAATCCCCCTTACGAAGAAATAATACACTATACGTTCATTATAAAGAACTGTTTGGGTATTTCAAACCGCGAATATATGTGTATTTAGAAGAAAAACAAAGAAAAACAGAGAATGTCGTTCGTTATATAAGAATAAAGTCCTTTTATTGGAAATTTCTTTGATGATTTAAAGAAAAAACAAATGCGATTTTATTTTTTTTTCGGTGTACAGACACGACCAAGCCCAAGAAAACATAGACATAAGATAACAGTCTAGTTGGGGGTGAGATTGTGTCCAGTATATTTGCTGCTCTAACGTATTTTGTAAAAGAAATTCTTTTGTTCGTATCTTATGTGAAAAATAACGCATTTCCACAACCATTAAAAAAAGAAGAAGAACAAAAATACTTAAAGCTTATGGAAGAAGGTGACCCAGAAGCGAGAAACCTATTAATCGAACACAACCTCCGTTTGGTTGCACATATTGTAAAGAAATTTGAAAATACAAGGGAAGATACAGAAGATTTAATTTCGATCGGAACAATTGGTTTAATTAAAGCGATTGAAAGTTATTCTGCTGGAAAAGGGACGAAGTTAGCCACCTATGCTGCCAGGTGTATAGAAAACGAAATATTGATGCATCTTAGAGCATTAAAAAAAGTGAAAAAAGATGTTTCGTTGCATGACCCAATTGGGACAGATAAGGAAGGAAATGAAATTACGTTAATTGATGTATTACAAGAAGAATCAGACGACATCGTTGATACGATCCAATTAAAAATGGAGAAAAAACAAATTTATGATTATATTGACGTCCTTGATGGTCGAGAACGGGAAGTCATTGTTGGTCGGTTTGGTCTTGATTTAAAAAAAGAAAGAACACAGCGAGAAATTGCAAAGGAATTAAACATATCACGAAGTTATGTTTCTCGGATCGAAAAGCGGGCGTTAATGAAGTTGTTTCATGAGTTTTATAAGAGAAATCAAGAACAAGGAAAATAAATTAGAAGGTTGTAAAGGGAAGAATTCTTTACAGCCTTTTTTATATTAAAAGTGAAACTTTCAATATATTTACAGTGTGAAGTATCTATGATTCAATATGATTATGTGAAATTTGTACGCAAGGGGACCGTATGTATTTGTAAAAAATGAATAAAGGAGTATGTCCTATATGACAATAGCCGTTTTAATTAGTGTAGTGTTATCTTTGGCCGTTTCGACATGTCTTTGCATATGGATATTCAAAAGGAAAGAGAATAAGCGATTGGCGATATTCTTTGGATTTTTAGTGAATTCACTATTGCTTATTAGTGTAGCTATCTTCTTTTATAAACTAGATAGTCAGTTTTTTCATTATCGAGCAATGGGGTTATTTGAAAGTTTAGGAATTTTAGCATTCCCTTTTTTTATCCCGATTCTGACTTGTGTTAATTTTTACATCCTTCAATCTGTGAGAAAAACTACAATTGGATAAAGAATTAGGTGGAAATAGTGTGTGTGGGGGATTTTATGTTGAAGTGGTTAAATTTTTTTTCTAAAAAACAGTGTTATTTTTGTAAAGCAAAGAGCCATAGCTTTGCTAAGTATAAAGATGATAAGGGAGTCATTGTATATGTCTGTACTTTATGTCTTGAATATGCGGAGAGAAGAGCGTTGAGAAAGTTTTAAGTGCCATTGTGGCACTTTTTTTAGTTGAAGCAGTGCTAACGGACATTCGTTCCGCTATTTCAGAAATAGTTAAGGTTTCTCAGAGGCTATCGGACATCAGTTCCGTTATATGACCGAACTAGGAGGAGAAACGCCTCTTTTTTGCAATGTAACGGAACCAATGTCCGTTAACTGTCAGAAAATAGTGTTTTTCTGTAAATTAGCGGAATAGATGTCCGATACGAGAAAAACGAGTAAGCCGTGGATACCTTATTCGACATCTATGATTTTTTGGGAACGGTGAATCCAGTGTACATATTCAGAGCCGTGAAAGTCTTCATTAACTTCTTTTAAAAATTGCAAAAAATACGTTGTTTGTTCATGGTCTCGCTCCGTGCTTCTTTCTAATTTATCTTCTATATAATTAAAAAGTAAATATGTATCTGAAAACGATTGCCGGTGCAATGCTTCTCCTTTATCGGTAGGTGTTACATAGGTTATTCTACGGTCGGTTTCTTTTTTAGCTGTTTGAACAAACCCTTTTTCAATGAGACGTTTTATAACTTGCATTACCGTTGAAATGTCGAGTAAACCGACTTCAGCGATTTCAGACATTGTAATTTCTTTTTCGACAAAAACAATACATAAGATGTGATGTTCAGATGCTGTTAAACCAATGTTTTCTGCTGCTTTTTCTAAATCATTTTCAAGAATTTTTGTCAATCCACGGATATTGTTTACTAAAACATGTAAGTAGCTTTTATCCATAATTCCTCCTTGCATTCCAATCATATTGGACACATAAAAAAAGGATTTCCCAATGGGTTAAGAAATATACAACATTACTAAGGGAAGGAAAAAAATTCATAATATCTCAATATCTTCTGTAAAAAGAACTTTGTTAAAATGAAAGCAAAGAACAAATAAAATTCCTTGATTATAATAATTATAATTTGATATTAATTATAATTTGTGTTATTATAATGGTAGATATGGTAGATAAGGAAATAGGGGAGTGATTGTAAATGGAAAATCAATTAGTAGAAAAATTAAATCGTCAACTCGCAAACTGGAATGTGTTGTATACAAAACTTCATAATTACCATTGGAATGTAACGGGACCTGACTTTTTTACGTTGCATGCAAAGTTTGAAGAATATTACACAGAAGCCGCTACTCATATTGATGCAATTGCAGAACGAATTTTAACGATTAAAGGAAAACCGCTTGCATCATTAAAAGAATATTTAGAGGTATCTACGATTGAAGAAGCAACAGGAGCAGAGCAAGCGAGAGACATGGTTGCATCAGTAGCTGCAGATTTTGAAGCTTTAATCGAAGAGTCTAATGAGGTAATTGAAAAAAGTACTGAGGAAAACGATGAATCAACTGGAGATATGTTCATTCAAATTAAAACATCATTAGAGCAGCATACGTGGATGCTTAAAGCGTACTTAGGATAATATGAAAAAAGCCGTTTCTCAAATTAAAATGAGACGGCTTTTTCTTTGTAAAATTAAAATAAAGAAATGAATCGACTGGCTCTTTTCTTTACATTTTTATAGAATAGAAGAAATGAACAAAAAATGAGGGAATGAGCATGTCAATTTTTGCAGTAGAAAATTTATATAAAACATATGGGGAAAAAACGTTATTTGATCACATTTCATTTACAATTGCGCCAAATCAACGCATTGGTTTAATCGGTATAAATGGAACAGGAAAATCTACATTACTAAAAGTAATGGCGGGGATAGAAGGCGCTGAAGAGGGAGAGTGTATTCGTTCTAACCAACTAACTCTTGAATATTTGTCACAACAGCCAGAGTTAGATGAACAATTAACAGTGTTAGAACAAATCTATTATGGTCCGACCCAAAAATTGACGGCAATGCGTCAATACGAAAACGCATTACATGAAATAGAAAATGAACCTGATAATGAGCTTAAGCAAAAACAATTATTACAGGCTCAACAAAAGATGGATGAATGTGAAGCTTGGGATGCGATAGCTGAGGCCAAGACAATATTAACGAAGCTTGGAATTACAAATTTCACGGGAGCCATTGCTCATATGTCCGGTGGGCAAAAAAAACGGATTGCGTTAGCAAAAGCGTTGATCCAACCAGCTGACGTTTTATTATTAGATGAGCCGACAAACCATTTAGATAATCATACAATTGAATGGTTAGAAAGTCACCTTGCTCAGTATCGCGGTGCTCTTGTGCTCGTAACACATGACCGTTACTTTCTAAATCGTGTAACAAATCATATTTTTGAGCTAGACAAGGGGCAGTTATATCCGTATGTTGGCAATTATGAAGCTTTTTTGGAGAAAAAGGCAGAGCGCGAACTGATTGCTGAACAAAAAGAATCGAAGCGTCAAAGTTTATTGAAACGTGAGCTAGCGTGGATGAGAAAAGGGGCAAAAGCTCGAACGACAAAGCAAAAAGCAAGAATTCAACGATTTGAAGCACTACAAGATGAAAAAGAGGTAGTGAATACTGAGACATTAGACTTTGCCATCGGTTCAGTACGACTTGGCAAAAAAGTAATTGAAATCAATGATGTATCGAAACATTTTGAACAGAAGTGTGTCATTTCACAGTTGCATTATCTAATTACCCGTGGGGAACGATTAGGGATTATTGGACCAAATGGTAGCGGGAAAACGACATTGTTAAACATACTAGCAGGGCGAGTACAACCAGACTCAGGTACCGTTGATATTGGTGAAACAGTTAAAATTGGATATTATACGCAGGATGACCAAGAAATAAATGAAGACTTGCGGGTGATTGAGTATATTAAAGAAGTAGCAGAAGTGGTGTATACTCCAACAGGTGATGTGATAACAGCAGAACAGATGCTAGAACGGTTTCTTTTTTCTCGAGCGGCTCAGTGGACTTATATTCGCAGATTATCAGGTGGGGAACGGAGACGACTCTATTTATTAAAAGTACTCATGGGCGAACCGAATGTACTTTTTCTAGATGAGCCGACAAATGATTTAGATACAGAAACGTTAACCGTATTGGAAGATTATTTAGACCAGTTTCCAGGAGTTGTGTTAACGGTCTCCCATGATCGTTATTTTTTAGATAAAGTTGTAGACCACCTATTAGTGTTCAAGGGTGAAGGAGAGGTGATTCGGTTTCAAGGAAGCTATTCAGATTATCGTGAAATCGAAAAGATGGAAGAAGAAGAAAAGCTAATGGCCAGACAAATTGAAAAAGAAAAAGTACAAAAAGAACAACCAAAAACGAAAAGGAAAAAGCTCTCCTATAAGGACCAGCAAGAATGGAATACAATTGAAGAAAAAATAGAAAAGCTAGAAGAAAAGAAAGAACAACTAGAGCAATTAATCATTGAAGCGGGTAGCGATTACGGAAAAATACAAGATATGATGAAGGAACAAAAAGAAGTAGAAGAAGAACTTGAGAAGACGATTGAACGATGGACTGAATTGTCGTTATTACTAGAAGAAATTGAAGAAGGAAAAAACTAAAAGAAGCAAGCACGGACAAATGGAGTTGATTTGTCCGTGCTTTTTGTTTAGGTAGTAAAGTTAAACGGCAGAACGTTTTAAGGTCACATAACTTAATAGTGCAAAAACGAAACAAATAGGGATAAAGATAAATAAAGGATACGCGCTACTCTCTACCAATCCTTGTATCCATTTAAATAAGGAATGTTGCACATTAGGAATGAGGAAAATGAGTACGCATAATGAGATAACACAGTATACGGCGATTTTCCCGTAACGATAAAGCAAGGAAGCTAAAAAGAAATTAACAAAGCCAAATAATAGAAAGAGCATCCAGTCAATTATAATATCATTCAATGAATAGGCAGGCATCTCTAAAAAATGCGTTAAATATAAAAATTGAATTTGTTCAGCATGGAAGAAATCGACGATAACATTGATGGAAAAGTTAAAAAGCTGATTTATTAAAGCCAAACCTAGCGTAAATAAGACGAGAAAAATAGAATAGTGAGTGACGTATTGTTTTCTAGTTACCCCTAAATGAATCGTGAAAGGGAACATCCCTTTTACTGAAACAAAGCTAGTAATCGCAATAAATATGATGACAGGCATTGTCGTGACCATAATCATATTGGTAGATTCAAACATAAACGAGATAACGAGTGAAAATATCGAAGTAATGGCTAAAATTGACCAAAAAATTAATATAGATGAACGGGTATCCATAAGTTGAATTCGGTAAAAAGTTAATGGTTGACTCATTTTATTCTCTCCATTCCTTCAGATAATTTTGAAGCATTAATCATGACTTCTTGGATAGGAAGGACTCGTTTTTTTACTGTTGGTGGTAGCGACTGTAATTGACGATGGCGGTCAAGCACAGTAACGGCATAATCGCCCATGAATGTTTTATCGTATAATACCGTAACATTGTGTAACAGCGGGGTGATTTCTTCTTTAGAGCCAGTTAGTGTGAAAACTGATTCTGCAATCGTATCTGTGTCTTCATGTAAAACTAATGATCCTTTATCTAAAATGATAACTTCTTGAAATAGGTTGCTAACTTCATCAATTAAATGAGTTGAAAAAATAATCGTTCGAGGTTGTTGTGTGTATTCCTCAAGTAAAATATTATAAAAAGTTTGTCTTGCTGCAGCATCCATACCAATATAAGGCTCATCAAAAATTGTAATAGGGGCTTTACTGGCTAAACCTACAGTAATTCCAAGTGCAGATCCCATACCTTTTGATAATTGTGAGATGCGTTTTTGAATAGGCAAGGAAAATTCTTTTAATAAATCTAAAGCGAGTTCATTATCCCAATTTGGATAAAAGGAAGGCAAGATTGTGAGTAAATCTTTTATTTTTAATGTATCTTTAAAGTTTCCGCTTTCTTTAATAAAACAAATTTGTTTTTGAATGTTAGCATTATCAAAAGGTTGTTCTCCAAGTACTTCTATTGAGCCAGAAGTAGGAAGGAGTTGACCTGTTATCATTCTCATTAACGTTGTTTTTCCTGCACCATTTCGTCCTAGTAATCCGTAAATTTTATTTTCTTCAAGTGAACATGTCATAGGTGTGATAATTTCTTGTTTTTTCATCGATTTTGAAACAGACTTGAGCGTAATTGCGTTTTTCATCTTTCTTCTCTCCCCTTTTCAATCATTTCTAAAACCATATTACGTGAAAGTTGAAGTTTTTCGGCTTCATGAAGAAGTGGAACAACAAATTCGGTATAAAATTGATCCCGTCTTTGGTCCATAATTTTTTCACGTGCACCGTCACTGACAAACATGCCAACACCTCGTTTTTTAAATAAAATGCCTTCATCGACAAGAAGGTTAATTCCTTTTGCTGCGGTCGCAGGGTTGATATTGTAATGCTTTGCAAATTGATTTGTCGACGGCACTTGTTCACCTTCCTGTATCGTTTCGTTTATGATATCGTCTGCAATGCGACTTGCGATTTGCAAGAAGATAGGACGACTGTCATCAAAAGATTGCATATGTTAACCTCCGTGGTTCGTTACTTATGTAACTAACCATAATACCAATGAAGTTCATTGTCAATTCATTCATTCACAAATGAGAATTTAGTCCTAGAAATGGTGTAAGCTGGAGTGAAAAATTATTATAGGATTAAAATAAGAGAAGTGGAGTTGAAAGAGAGAGGAGCGGGGAAAAAAACTTGTAAAAATGAATAAGAGCAGTAGCGAGAAGCTACTGCTCTAAAACATATTAGTTTACAGAATCTTTTAATTGTTTACCTGGTTTGAAAGCAGGGTTTTTAGTTGCTGGAATTTCGATTTCTTCACCAGTTTGTGGGTTACGTCCTTTGCGTGCAGAGCGCTCGCGAACTTCGAAACTACCAAATCCAACTAATTGTACTTTTCCACCATCTTTTAAAGCACCAGTGATGCTTTCAAATACAGCATCAACTGCTTTAGATGCATCCTTTTTAGAAAGTTCTGCTTGCTCAGCAACGGCATTAATTAAATCTGTCTTGTTCATGAAATTACTCCCTTTCATTGCTTAAATAAATACTTGCATTTCAAATTTAACCGTGAAACCTAGTCGTGTCAATACTTTCGAGAGAAATAAAAGAAAAAACACCAAAATTTCTCTTTTTTTTGCTAAATTTCTTGACAAAACGGAGATTGAACATAGAAAAAACATGTGAAATTCGACGAACTTCGCTAAGTTTTTTCAAAGTTTTACATATTTCTTGACGTTATTTTACATTAAACAAAGGATGATTGATGTAAAATGTTCACTCTTTGTCATTTGGCTTTTTCCATTAAAATCAAGTATAATCATATGATAGTTTTATGAATCAAGCTATACATATCTTAAAAAACAGAGATGAAAGATACAAGGGGTTCCCATAAAATTACATAAAAAACCACAGGAAAAAGGGAATATGGAGGATTATGATGAAAAAAAAGCTTTATCGACTATTTGTAGAATTATCGAACAGTCCTGTTCACTCTCTTATATTAAAGAAATTTACCCAATCGAAATTAAGTAAACCGATAACAAAGTCATTTGTGAAAACGTATAAAATTAATGAAGAGGAAATGGAGTATCCTCTTGAACAATATGAATCATTACAACAATTGTTTATCCGTCGCTTAAAAAGTGGGGCTCGACCTATTGATGTCGATTCTAAGGCGGTTGTAAGCCCGGTAGATGGCATTTTAGCAAAAGTTGGGCAAATTACCTCTGAATCCAGTTTTTTTGTAAAAGGGCAGGACTATAGCCTTGAGGAAATGTTAGGGTCAAAAGAAGATGCTGTCAAATACAAAGGTGGTATGTTTTATTTGTTTTACTTGAGTCCAAGCCATTATCATCGTATACATAGCCCTGTTAACGGTGAGATCGAAAAGCAATGGCAGTTAGG
It contains:
- a CDS encoding phosphatidylserine decarboxylase — encoded protein: MMKKKLYRLFVELSNSPVHSLILKKFTQSKLSKPITKSFVKTYKINEEEMEYPLEQYESLQQLFIRRLKSGARPIDVDSKAVVSPVDGILAKVGQITSESSFFVKGQDYSLEEMLGSKEDAVKYKGGMFYLFYLSPSHYHRIHSPVNGEIEKQWQLGSRSYPVNQSGLKYGKRPLSRNYRLISEVKVDSSHVAIVKVGALNVNSIHTTHETNHLEKGEEMAYFSFGSTVILLFEEGMIESDVKEVPAEMTVGSRIATLHSNGL